The stretch of DNA GATTGGAGTGCTCTTCTGGAATGGAATCGCAAACATCTCTCCTGCAACGTCGCAGTCTTCCAGGAAAGCCTGAAAGTAAGGATCTAGAAATGCATCCCCACCTTCAGCTTCAATGAAGGCTTCCAAAGAAAGGATAATATTCTCGTCTGCGGCCGTCCAAACGTCTGCTGCAGTCAAGAGTGCCACATCAGGCGGATTTCCTGCCTTTGATGCCGTTAAAGACCTTTGAAGGGTCTCTGGATAACCGCCGGAGTAGATTGGTTCGACGATGATTTCAGGATGAGCTTTATTGAATTCGTCAGCAAGTTCACCCATATACCTTGCCAGCGGCCCGGCAACTCCGACCGGGAAATAGAATCTAAGAATAGTCGGATCGGCAGCAATTACAGTCACTGAGAATACCGCCAAAAGGACCAACGCCGTTACTAAGAATCTTCGCATACATTTCCCCTCCTTTTCTTGTTAGGTATATCCCTAACAAAAATCAGTGTTTTTTTGCCCACAAGAATTTCCCCAGGGTCCTCCTGGGATTCAGGCTACTAACGGTAACCTCCACGCTTCCGTTCGCGGAAACCGATAAGAGTGCAAACATTCCTGGAGCTCCCTTCTTTT from Mesotoga infera encodes:
- a CDS encoding extracellular solute-binding protein: MRRFLVTALVLLAVFSVTVIAADPTILRFYFPVGVAGPLARYMGELADEFNKAHPEIIVEPIYSGGYPETLQRSLTASKAGNPPDVALLTAADVWTAADENIILSLEAFIEAEGGDAFLDPYFQAFLEDCDVAGEMFAIPFQKSTPIFYYNKDMFREAGLDPDKPPSTWVELKDYASKLVKKSGDETVRWGVEIPIDQWLLSAFIMQNGGVVNNEEGNETYLNSPEAVEALEFMRSLVAEGLT